In Labrus mixtus chromosome 3, fLabMix1.1, whole genome shotgun sequence, a single window of DNA contains:
- the lmnb2 gene encoding lamin-B2 has protein sequence MATSTPSRDAGRSAASTPLSPTRISRLQEKQDLQHLNDRLAVYIDRVRSLELENDRLMVKVSEKEDVTTREVSGLKALYEAELADARRVLDETARDRARLQIDLGKAQSELEEVTRSAKKKESDLAAALSRANGLEGQLNKSEAALSTALGQNSSLTSELADVKSLLAKAEDSHAVAKRQLEAETLMRVDLENRCQSLSEDLEFRKSMFEEEVRESRRRQEQRIVEVDSGVRQDYEFKLAQALQDLRRTHDGQVSLYKEELENTFQAKLENAKVSSEINDKAMSTAREELLESRTRIEGLGYQLSALQKQMAASEDRIRELEEILSAEREKHRRSIEGKEQEMSELRERMNAQLSEYQELLDVKLALDMEINAYRKLLEGEEHRLKLSPSPSARVTVSRVTGSSKRKRVEAEAQDVSEGGRGEGQLLVSEEATASGAVTISPTDMDGNAVTLTNDTDQDQPLGNWRLNRQVDSSDEITYKFSPKFVLKAGQSVTVWSADAGMAHSPPSDLLWKSQASWGTGNEMITTLVNADGEEVASRSVTKTQVEVDDGEEEEEVAQKGKASSRECAIM, from the exons ATGGCGACTTCTACCCCAAGCCGCGATGCTGGCCGATCGGCGGCCTCGACACCTCTCTCCCCGACCCGGATCTCACGCTTACAAGAAAAACAGGATCTGCAGCACCTGAACGACAGACTGGCCGTGTATATCGACCGTGTGCGGTCATTGGAACTGGAAAACGACCGGCTGATGGTCAAAGTGTCTGAGAAAGAGGACGTGACTACCAGAGAG GTGTCCGGCCTGAAGGCTCTGTATGAGGCAGAGTTGGCTGATGCACGACGGGTTTTGGATGAAACTGCTAGAGATAGAGCCAGGCTCCAGATAGACCTTGGAAAAGCTCAGTCTGAACTGGAAGAAGTGACACGCAG TGCCAAGAAGAAGGAGAGTGATCTTGCTGCAGCGTTGTCCAGGGCCAATGGTTTGGAAGGTCAGCTGAACAAAAGTGAAGCAGCTCTTTCTACAGCTCTAGGCCAAAATTCTTCTCTGACCTCTGAGCTGGCTGATGTCAAGAGCTTGTTGGCTAAG GCAGAGGACAGCCATGCTGTTGCTAAGCGCCAGCTGGAGGCAGAGACGCTGATGCGTGTAGACTTGGAAAACCGCTGTCAGTCACTGAGTGAAGACCTGGAGTTCAGGAAGAGCATGTTTGAAGAG GAGGTGCGTGAGTCTCGACGTCGACAGGAGCAGCGGATAGTTGAGGTGGACTCTGGAGTCAGGCAGGACTATGAGTTTAAACTGGCGCAGGCTCTACAG GACCTCAGGAGGACACATGATGGACAAGTATCTCTTTATAAGGAAGAACTGGAGAATACCTTCCAGGCTAAG CTGGAAAATGCAAAGGTGTCCTCAGAGATAAATGACAAGGCAATGAGCACAGCCagggaggagctgctggagtcCCGTACCAGAATAGAGGGTCTTGGATATCAGCTGAGTGCTTTGCAGAAGCAG ATGGCTGCCTCCGAGGATCGTATCAGAGAGCTTGAGGAAATTCTGTCAGCTGAAAGAGAAAAGCACCGTCGTTCTATTGAAGGAAAAGAACAGGAAATGAGTGAATTGAGAGAGAGGATGAACGCTCAGCTCAGTGAATACCAGGAACTACTGGATGTGAAGCTGGCCCTGGACATGGAGATCAATGCATACAGGAAACtgctggagggggaggagcacAG actgaaGTTGTCCCCCAGCCCATCAGCTCGAGTCACTGTTTCCAGGGTAACAGGATCTtccaagagaaagagagtggaaGCGGAGGCTCAGGATGTGTCAGAGGGGGGACGAGGAGAAGGACAGCTGCTGGTGTCAGAAGAGGCCACAGCCAGTGGAGCAGTTACCATCTCACCTACTGACATGGATGGAAACGCAGTCACACTGACCAACGATACTGATCAG GACCAGCCTTTGGGCAACTGGAGGTTGAACAGACAGGTCGACAGCAGTGATGAGATCACCTACAAGTTCTCACCAAAGTTTGTCCTCAAGGCTGGACAGTCCGTCACG gtgtgGTCTGCCGATGCTGGCATGGCCCACAGTCCACCATCTGACTTGTTGTGGAAGAGCCAGGCTTCCTGGGGCACAGGAAATGAAATGATCACCACTTTAGTCAACGCTGATGGCGAG GAGGTGGCGAGTAGGAGTGTAACCAAAACTCAGGTGGAGGTAGAtgatggagaagaagaggaggaagtggctCAAAAG GGCAAGGCGTCCTCCAGAGAATGTGCCATCATGTAA
- the rpl36 gene encoding large ribosomal subunit protein eL36, whose translation MAIRYPMAVGLNKGHPVTKNVTAPKHSRRRGRLTKHSKFVRDMIREVCGFAPYERRAMELLKVSKDKRALKFIKKRIGTHIRAKRKREELSNVLAAMRKAAAKKD comes from the exons ATGGCTATTCGCTACCCTATGGCCGTTGGCCTTAACAAAGGCCATCCAGTCACCAAAAATGTCACCGCTCCAAAACACAGCCGCAGACGTGGG CGCCTGACCAAACACAGCAAGTTTGTCCGGGACATGATCCGTGAGGTGTGTGGGTTCGCTCCGTATGAGAGGCGAGCCATGGAGCTGCTGAAGGTGTCAAAGGACAAGAGAGCCCTGAAGTTCATTAAGAAGAGG ATTGGTACTCACATCCGTgccaagagaaagagagaagagctgAGCAACGTGCTGGCTGCCATGAGGAAGGCTGCCGCCAAGAAGGACTAA